One Agrococcus jenensis genomic region harbors:
- the pdxT gene encoding pyridoxal 5'-phosphate synthase glutaminase subunit PdxT — protein sequence MARPAPRVGVLALQGDVREHVALLEALGADVSLVRTPAQLEAVDGLVLPGGESSVIDKLSRLFEVREPIVARIADGMPAFGTCAGLILLADRILDGLPTQLPFGGLDVDVRRNAFGSQVDSFEAELAVPALGEEPVRATFIRAPAVERVGDGVEVLAHVDGRVIAVEQGNLLGTAFHPEVNGELRFHRRFLATVERVGGA from the coding sequence GTGGCACGGCCGGCGCCTCGCGTCGGCGTCCTCGCCCTGCAGGGCGACGTGCGCGAGCACGTCGCCCTGCTCGAGGCGCTCGGCGCCGACGTGTCGCTCGTGCGCACCCCGGCGCAGCTCGAGGCCGTCGACGGCCTCGTGCTGCCCGGCGGCGAGTCGAGCGTCATCGACAAGCTCTCGCGGCTCTTCGAGGTGCGCGAGCCCATCGTCGCGCGGATCGCCGACGGGATGCCCGCCTTCGGCACGTGCGCCGGGCTCATCCTGCTCGCCGACCGCATCCTCGACGGGCTGCCCACGCAGCTGCCGTTCGGCGGCCTCGACGTCGACGTCCGCCGCAACGCGTTCGGCAGCCAGGTCGACTCGTTCGAGGCCGAGCTCGCCGTGCCGGCGCTGGGGGAGGAGCCCGTGCGGGCGACCTTCATCCGCGCGCCCGCGGTGGAGCGCGTGGGCGACGGCGTCGAGGTGCTCGCGCACGTCGACGGCCGCGTCATCGCGGTCGAGCAGGGCAACCTGCTCGGCACCGCCTTCCACCCCGAGGTGAACGGCGAGCTGCGCTTCCATCGACGGTTCCTCGCGACCGTCGAGCGCGTCGGCGGTGCATGA
- a CDS encoding SDR family NAD(P)-dependent oxidoreductase, with the protein MDLQISDHVVLVVGGTGLIGSAVADAARAEGATVVTAARGEGADVRLDGADDASVDAAVARVLEQHGRIDALVIAAAPPAQSLDPAKQGDPAQVAAAVDGKAMTFLRIANAVIPTMRAAGYGRIVGLSGQNALITGNITGAVRNAALIIAAQSLADELAGTGVAVNVVNPGPVTESPKADVAAGKPGDSSPEQVAFAVLPLLSPRSAISSESIAVGHRVRGAVAL; encoded by the coding sequence ATGGACCTCCAGATCTCCGACCATGTCGTCCTCGTCGTCGGCGGCACCGGCCTCATCGGCAGCGCGGTTGCTGATGCGGCGCGCGCCGAGGGCGCGACCGTCGTCACCGCCGCGCGCGGCGAGGGTGCCGACGTCCGCCTCGACGGGGCGGACGACGCATCCGTCGACGCCGCCGTCGCCCGCGTGCTCGAGCAGCACGGGCGGATCGACGCGCTCGTGATCGCAGCCGCACCGCCGGCGCAGTCGCTCGACCCCGCGAAGCAGGGCGACCCGGCGCAGGTGGCCGCTGCCGTCGACGGCAAGGCGATGACGTTCCTGCGCATCGCGAACGCCGTCATCCCGACCATGCGCGCGGCTGGCTACGGCCGCATCGTCGGCCTGAGCGGCCAGAACGCGCTCATCACCGGCAACATCACCGGCGCGGTGCGGAACGCCGCCCTCATCATCGCGGCGCAGAGCCTCGCCGACGAGCTGGCCGGCACGGGCGTGGCCGTCAACGTGGTGAACCCCGGCCCGGTGACCGAGTCGCCGAAGGCCGACGTGGCGGCGGGCAAGCCCGGCGACTCCTCGCCCGAGCAGGTCGCGTTCGCGGTGCTGCCGCTGCTCTCGCCCCGATCCGCGATCTCGTCCGAGTCGATCGCCGTCGGCCACAGGGTGCGGGGCGCCGTCGCACTCTGA
- a CDS encoding YebC/PmpR family DNA-binding transcriptional regulator, which translates to MSGHSKWATTKHKKAVIDARRAKSFAKLIKNIEVAAKIGGADLSGNPTLVDAVQKAKKTSVPNDNIDRAIKRGAGLTGESIDYTTIMYEGYAGSGVALMVECLTDNKNRAAAEVRTAMTRNGGTMADPGSVAYNFTRKGVVSVTKTDDVTEDDILLAVLDAGAEEVTDQGGGFEILSEPSDLVAVRTSLQEAGIDYDAADVEFVPNLKVEVDAETARKVMRLIDALEDSEDVQNVYANYDLTPEVQAQLDEDE; encoded by the coding sequence ATGTCCGGACATTCCAAGTGGGCCACGACGAAGCACAAGAAGGCCGTCATCGACGCCCGTCGCGCCAAGTCGTTCGCGAAGCTCATCAAGAACATCGAGGTCGCCGCGAAGATCGGCGGCGCCGACCTCTCGGGCAACCCGACCCTCGTCGACGCCGTGCAGAAGGCGAAGAAGACCAGCGTCCCGAACGACAACATCGATCGCGCCATCAAGCGCGGCGCCGGGCTCACGGGCGAGTCGATCGACTACACGACGATCATGTACGAGGGCTACGCCGGGAGCGGCGTCGCGCTCATGGTCGAGTGCCTCACCGACAACAAGAACCGCGCCGCCGCCGAGGTCCGCACGGCGATGACCCGCAACGGCGGCACGATGGCCGACCCGGGCTCGGTCGCCTACAACTTCACCCGCAAGGGCGTCGTCTCGGTGACGAAGACCGACGACGTCACCGAGGACGACATCCTGCTCGCCGTGCTCGACGCCGGCGCCGAGGAGGTCACCGACCAGGGCGGCGGCTTCGAGATCCTCTCCGAGCCGAGCGACCTCGTCGCGGTGCGCACGTCGCTGCAGGAGGCGGGCATCGACTACGACGCCGCCGACGTCGAGTTCGTGCCGAACCTCAAGGTCGAGGTCGACGCCGAGACCGCCCGCAAGGTCATGCGCCTCATCGACGCGCTGGAGGACAGCGAGGACGTGCAGAACGTCTACGCGAACTACGACCTCACCCCCGAGGTGCAGGCGCAGCTCGACGAGGACGAGTAG
- a CDS encoding DMT family transporter encodes MTDGTRSAGRMGRMPWQVLWIGLAVIWGSSFLLMKLGLEALHPMQIATLRIGIAAITLLALAAATRTRLPRDGGTWGLLAICSFFLTALPFTAFVVAETRISSGLTGLANAFTPVATVLFALLLLPSDRLTPRKLLSVLLGFVGVVLIAQPWTSGQGPDLLGIAIAVLGAASYGVGWTLNRRLLGQREVPGLAHPTALMVTGLPMTLVALLVWAGAEGWSPVATHGAAEALPLALVAVVLLGVIGTGVAYVLQFEVVRAVGPTVAATVTYLIPIVAVSLGVVVLGEEVGPWQLVGAAIVIGAGVLVQSKPRARAPQPA; translated from the coding sequence ATGACCGACGGCACACGCTCGGCGGGCCGCATGGGCCGGATGCCGTGGCAGGTCCTGTGGATCGGCCTCGCCGTCATCTGGGGCTCGTCGTTCCTGCTCATGAAGCTCGGGCTCGAGGCGCTGCACCCGATGCAGATCGCGACGCTCCGCATCGGCATCGCGGCCATCACGCTGCTCGCGCTCGCCGCCGCGACCCGCACCCGGCTGCCGCGCGACGGCGGCACCTGGGGGCTCCTCGCGATCTGCTCGTTCTTCCTCACCGCCCTGCCCTTCACCGCGTTCGTGGTGGCGGAGACCCGCATCTCCTCGGGCCTCACGGGCCTCGCGAACGCGTTCACGCCCGTCGCGACTGTGCTCTTCGCGCTGCTGCTGCTGCCGAGCGACCGACTGACGCCGCGCAAGCTCCTCTCGGTGCTGCTCGGCTTCGTCGGCGTCGTGCTCATCGCGCAGCCGTGGACGTCGGGGCAGGGGCCCGACCTGCTCGGCATCGCGATCGCGGTGCTCGGCGCGGCCTCGTACGGCGTGGGGTGGACGCTCAACCGCCGGCTGCTCGGGCAGCGTGAGGTGCCCGGCCTCGCGCATCCGACCGCGCTCATGGTGACGGGGCTCCCCATGACCCTCGTGGCGCTGCTCGTCTGGGCCGGCGCGGAGGGATGGTCGCCGGTCGCGACGCACGGCGCGGCCGAGGCCCTGCCGCTCGCGCTCGTCGCGGTCGTGCTGCTCGGCGTGATCGGCACCGGCGTCGCCTACGTGCTGCAGTTCGAGGTCGTGCGGGCGGTCGGTCCGACGGTCGCGGCGACCGTCACCTACCTCATCCCGATCGTGGCGGTCTCGCTCGGCGTCGTGGTGCTCGGCGAGGAGGTCGGCCCGTGGCAGCTCGTCGGTGCGGCGATCGTGATCGGCGCGGGCGTGCTCGTGCAGTCGAAGCCGCGAGCCCGCGCGCCGCAGCCTGCTTGA
- the thrS gene encoding threonine--tRNA ligase — translation MRVDGELQDLARELTETQTVESGSVEPVTIDSPDGLDILRHSAAHVLAQAVQRVNPDARLGIGPPVQDGFYYDFDVAEPFSSDDLKALQKEMERIVKAGQRFVRRVVTDDEARTELADEPYKLELIGLKGGAGKAAEGASVEVGAGELTIYDNVDPKTGEVAWKDLCRGPHLPSTRLIGNGFSLMRVAGAYWRGKTDLPQLQRIYGTAWPSKDELRAYQQRLEEAAKRDHRKLGRELDLFSFPDEVGSGLSVWHPRGAIARGEMEQHARTRHIEQGYSYVYTPHITKQDLFATSGHLATYAEGIWPPIHMDEERDEAGNVTKQGVDYYLKPMNCPMHILIYKDRARSYRDLPLRLAENGTVYRNELSGALHGLTRVRGFTQDDAHLFVTPEQLEEETTKVLEFVLSLLKDFGLTDFRLELSMRDDEKSKWIGDEAVWATATDALRRVARASGLEVVEEPGEAAFYGPKIDLKVTDAIGRSWQLSTVQLDFNLPERFDLEYTAADGSKQRPIMIHRALFGSIERFFAILLEHYAGAFPVWLAPVQVVGVPVAADYADYLDDIAAQLRSKGVRVEIDRSDERMQKKIRTHTLMKVPFQLIAGGQDRDAGSVSFRFRDGTQDNGVPVDEAIRRIVEAIDTKAHV, via the coding sequence ATGCGCGTCGACGGTGAGCTGCAGGATCTCGCGCGCGAGCTGACCGAGACGCAGACGGTCGAGTCGGGGTCGGTCGAGCCGGTCACGATCGACAGCCCCGACGGTCTCGACATCCTGCGCCACTCCGCGGCCCACGTGCTCGCCCAGGCGGTGCAGCGGGTGAACCCCGACGCGCGGCTCGGCATCGGCCCACCCGTGCAGGACGGCTTCTACTACGACTTCGACGTCGCCGAGCCCTTCTCGAGCGACGACCTGAAGGCGCTGCAGAAGGAGATGGAGCGGATCGTCAAGGCCGGGCAGCGCTTCGTGCGCCGCGTCGTCACCGACGACGAGGCGCGCACCGAGCTCGCCGACGAGCCCTACAAGCTCGAGCTCATCGGGCTCAAGGGCGGCGCGGGCAAGGCCGCAGAGGGCGCTTCCGTCGAGGTCGGCGCGGGCGAGCTGACGATCTACGACAACGTCGACCCGAAGACCGGCGAGGTGGCCTGGAAGGACCTGTGCCGGGGACCGCACCTGCCCTCGACGCGGCTGATCGGCAACGGCTTCTCGCTCATGCGGGTCGCCGGCGCCTACTGGCGCGGCAAGACCGATCTGCCGCAGCTCCAGCGCATCTACGGCACCGCGTGGCCGTCGAAGGACGAGCTGCGCGCCTACCAGCAGCGCCTCGAGGAGGCCGCGAAGCGCGACCACCGCAAGCTCGGGCGCGAGCTCGACCTCTTCTCGTTCCCCGACGAGGTCGGCTCCGGCCTCTCGGTGTGGCACCCGCGCGGCGCGATCGCGCGCGGCGAGATGGAGCAGCACGCCCGCACGCGGCACATCGAGCAGGGCTACAGCTACGTCTACACGCCCCACATCACGAAGCAGGACCTCTTCGCCACCTCCGGCCACCTCGCCACCTACGCCGAGGGCATCTGGCCGCCCATCCACATGGACGAGGAGCGCGACGAGGCGGGCAACGTCACGAAGCAGGGCGTCGACTACTACCTCAAGCCGATGAACTGCCCGATGCACATCCTCATCTACAAGGACCGTGCGCGCAGCTACCGCGACCTGCCGCTGCGGCTCGCCGAGAACGGCACCGTCTACCGCAACGAGCTGTCGGGCGCGCTGCACGGCCTCACCCGCGTGCGCGGCTTCACGCAGGACGACGCGCACCTGTTCGTCACGCCCGAGCAGCTCGAGGAGGAGACCACGAAGGTCCTCGAGTTCGTGCTCTCGCTCCTCAAGGACTTCGGGCTCACCGACTTCCGCCTCGAGCTGTCGATGCGCGACGACGAGAAGTCGAAGTGGATCGGCGACGAGGCGGTCTGGGCGACGGCGACGGATGCGCTCCGCCGCGTCGCGCGCGCGTCCGGCCTCGAGGTCGTCGAGGAGCCCGGCGAGGCCGCGTTCTACGGGCCGAAGATCGACCTCAAGGTGACCGACGCGATCGGCCGCTCCTGGCAGCTCTCGACGGTGCAGCTCGACTTCAACCTGCCCGAGCGCTTCGACCTCGAGTACACCGCCGCCGACGGCTCGAAGCAGCGGCCCATCATGATCCACCGCGCGCTCTTCGGCTCGATCGAGCGGTTCTTCGCGATCCTGCTCGAGCACTACGCCGGCGCGTTCCCGGTCTGGCTCGCGCCCGTGCAGGTCGTCGGCGTGCCGGTCGCCGCCGACTACGCCGACTACCTCGACGACATCGCGGCGCAGCTGCGCTCCAAGGGCGTGCGCGTCGAGATCGACCGCAGCGACGAGCGGATGCAGAAGAAGATCCGCACGCACACGCTCATGAAGGTGCCGTTCCAGCTCATCGCCGGCGGCCAGGACCGCGACGCCGGCAGCGTCTCGTTCCGGTTCCGCGACGGCACGCAGGACAACGGCGTGCCGGTCGACGAGGCCATCCGCCGCATCGTCGAGGCCATCGACACGAAGGCCCACGTGTGA
- the pdxS gene encoding pyridoxal 5'-phosphate synthase lyase subunit PdxS, with the protein MSESTTGSARVKRGLAEMLKGGVIMDVVTPDQARIAEDAGAVAVMALERVPADIRAQGGVARMSDPDLIDAIKAEVSIPVMAKARIGHFVEAQVLEALEVDYIDESEVLSPADYVNHIDKWPFTVPFVCGATNLGEALRRITEGAAMIRSKGEAGTGDVSEATKHIRTITGEIRRLRGLSKDELYVAAKELQAPYELVAEVAERGALPVVLFTAGGVATPADAALMMQLGADGVFVGSGIFKSGQPERRAAAIVKATAAFDDPKAIAAASRGLGEAMVGINVADLPAPHRLAERGW; encoded by the coding sequence ATGAGCGAGTCCACCACCGGCTCGGCACGCGTCAAGCGCGGCCTGGCCGAGATGCTGAAGGGCGGCGTCATCATGGACGTCGTCACCCCCGACCAGGCGCGCATCGCCGAGGATGCCGGCGCCGTCGCCGTCATGGCGCTCGAGCGCGTGCCGGCCGACATCCGCGCGCAGGGCGGCGTCGCCCGCATGTCGGACCCCGACCTCATCGACGCCATCAAGGCAGAGGTCTCGATCCCCGTCATGGCGAAGGCCCGCATCGGCCACTTCGTCGAGGCGCAGGTGCTTGAGGCCCTCGAGGTCGACTACATCGACGAGTCCGAGGTGCTGAGCCCGGCCGACTACGTCAACCACATCGACAAGTGGCCCTTCACGGTGCCGTTCGTGTGCGGCGCGACGAACCTCGGCGAGGCGCTCCGTCGCATCACCGAGGGCGCGGCCATGATCCGCTCGAAGGGCGAGGCCGGCACGGGCGACGTCTCCGAGGCGACGAAGCACATCCGCACGATCACCGGCGAGATCCGCCGGCTGCGCGGGCTCTCGAAGGACGAGCTCTACGTGGCCGCCAAGGAGCTGCAGGCTCCGTACGAGCTCGTCGCCGAGGTGGCGGAGCGCGGCGCGCTCCCCGTCGTGCTCTTCACGGCCGGCGGCGTCGCGACCCCCGCGGACGCGGCGCTCATGATGCAGCTCGGCGCCGACGGCGTCTTCGTCGGCTCCGGCATCTTCAAGTCGGGCCAGCCCGAGCGCCGCGCGGCCGCGATCGTGAAGGCGACCGCGGCGTTCGACGACCCGAAGGCGATCGCGGCAGCATCGCGCGGCCTCGGCGAGGCGATGGTCGGGATCAACGTCGCCGACCTCCCGGCGCCGCACCGGCTCGCCGAGCGCGGCTGGTAG
- a CDS encoding four-helix bundle copper-binding protein, with amino-acid sequence MHEGHEHGAHGAGGPHVGTFGAHVAELEACAAACRDCARADREEGMDDCAVMCEACADLCEAAARILARATLPQEASAALLAACAAMCRACAAECRRHDSEHCRRCAEACEECARMCEAA; translated from the coding sequence ATGCACGAGGGACACGAGCACGGAGCCCACGGTGCCGGCGGGCCGCACGTCGGCACGTTCGGCGCGCACGTGGCCGAGCTGGAGGCGTGCGCGGCCGCCTGCCGCGACTGCGCGCGCGCCGACCGCGAGGAGGGCATGGACGACTGCGCCGTCATGTGCGAGGCGTGCGCCGACCTCTGCGAGGCGGCAGCACGCATCCTCGCCCGGGCGACGCTGCCGCAGGAGGCGAGCGCGGCGCTGCTCGCCGCGTGCGCCGCGATGTGCCGCGCGTGCGCGGCCGAGTGCCGGCGGCACGACAGCGAGCACTGCCGGCGCTGCGCCGAGGCCTGCGAGGAGTGCGCCCGGATGTGCGAGGCGGCCTGA
- a CDS encoding HIT family protein has translation MSSELPGVPDHFQRLWTPYRMVYIQQGQMPDEEACPFCRAPELTDDQGLIVHRGETCFVLLNLFPYNTGHIMVCPYRHVGMYDQATTEEVAEMAVLTQTAMRVLSQVTRCQGFNIGLNQGRIAGAGIADHLHQHIVPRWSLDSNFFPIIAKTKALPILLEDMRRDIQAAWPA, from the coding sequence ATGTCGAGCGAGCTGCCGGGCGTGCCCGACCACTTCCAGCGGCTCTGGACGCCCTACCGGATGGTCTACATCCAGCAGGGGCAGATGCCCGACGAGGAGGCGTGCCCGTTCTGCCGCGCCCCCGAGCTCACCGACGACCAGGGCCTCATCGTGCACCGCGGCGAGACGTGCTTCGTGCTGCTCAACCTGTTCCCCTACAACACCGGGCACATCATGGTCTGCCCCTACCGGCACGTCGGCATGTACGACCAGGCGACCACCGAGGAGGTCGCCGAGATGGCCGTGCTCACGCAGACGGCCATGCGCGTGCTGTCGCAGGTGACGCGCTGCCAGGGCTTCAACATCGGCCTCAACCAGGGCCGCATCGCCGGCGCCGGGATCGCCGACCACCTCCACCAGCACATCGTGCCGCGCTGGAGCCTCGACTCGAACTTCTTCCCGATCATCGCGAAGACGAAGGCGCTGCCCATCCTGCTGGAGGACATGCGCCGGGACATCCAGGCAGCCTGGCCGGCCTGA
- the ruvC gene encoding crossover junction endodeoxyribonuclease RuvC has protein sequence MPASVRVLGVDPGLTRCGVGVIDVERRTPTLVHVEVVRSEPDEAIEQRLLRIGRGVEAAIDEHRPDAIALERVFAQANLRSVMGVAQISGIVLRAAAERGIPVAMLTPSEVKAAVTGYGAADKQQVAEMVRRLLRLDAAPKPADAADALAIAIAEGWRTRVPRASTSTPAQQAWAAAEAAARSRR, from the coding sequence GTGCCGGCGTCGGTGCGCGTGCTCGGCGTCGACCCCGGCCTCACGCGCTGCGGCGTCGGCGTCATCGACGTCGAGCGCCGCACGCCCACGCTCGTGCACGTCGAGGTGGTGCGCTCCGAGCCCGACGAGGCGATCGAGCAGCGCCTCCTGCGGATCGGCCGCGGCGTCGAGGCCGCGATCGACGAGCACCGGCCCGATGCGATCGCGCTCGAGCGCGTCTTCGCCCAGGCCAACCTGCGGAGCGTCATGGGCGTCGCGCAGATCTCGGGCATCGTGCTGCGCGCCGCCGCGGAGCGCGGCATCCCGGTGGCGATGCTCACGCCGAGCGAGGTGAAGGCCGCCGTCACGGGCTACGGCGCGGCCGACAAGCAGCAGGTGGCCGAGATGGTGCGACGGCTGCTGCGGCTCGACGCGGCGCCGAAGCCGGCCGACGCGGCGGATGCGCTGGCGATCGCGATCGCGGAGGGCTGGCGCACGCGCGTGCCCCGCGCGAGCACGTCGACGCCCGCGCAGCAGGCGTGGGCGGCAGCCGAGGCGGCTGCCAGGTCGCGGCGCTGA
- a CDS encoding protein adenylyltransferase SelO codes for MTTIPSATVALGGRFATELPELAVPWRGAEAAEPRLLVLNEPLAAELGLDPAALRSEAGLRLLTGSAVPDGATPVAQAYAGHQFGAYSPRLGDGRALLLGELEGDDGALRDLHLKGSGRTPFARGGDGLAAVGPMLREHVISEAMHALGIPTTRSLAVVATGRFVRRDEWLPGAVLARVASSHLRVGTFQYARATGDLDLLRRLAGHAIARHAPDAAGTEHPHLALLRAVIAAQASLVARWMLVGFVHGVMNTDNMTISGETIDYGPCAFMEGYDPETVFSSIDERGRYAYGNQPAIAEWNLTRLAEAMLPLLDEQEERAVAMAVEALDGFAPLYRAAWSSGMRAKLGLPADVDDDAASLVVDELLALMESGRVDLTSCFRALGALARGGEPTAPFAAEIVPLRDLFVHREAFDAWAQRWLALGPDAAAMDRTNPVYVPRNHLVEEALAAATDGDLAPLEQLLDAVQRPFDERPGLERYAAPSPERSFRAYRTYCGT; via the coding sequence GTGACCACGATCCCGTCCGCGACCGTCGCGCTCGGCGGCAGGTTCGCCACCGAGCTGCCGGAGCTCGCCGTGCCTTGGCGCGGCGCCGAGGCCGCCGAACCGCGGCTGCTCGTGCTCAACGAGCCGCTCGCCGCCGAGCTCGGCCTCGACCCGGCTGCGCTGCGCAGCGAGGCCGGCCTGCGGCTGCTCACGGGCAGCGCGGTGCCCGACGGCGCGACGCCGGTCGCGCAGGCGTACGCGGGCCACCAGTTCGGTGCGTACTCGCCGCGCCTCGGCGATGGCCGAGCGCTGCTGCTCGGCGAGCTCGAGGGCGACGACGGCGCGCTGCGCGACCTGCACCTCAAGGGCTCCGGGCGCACGCCCTTCGCGCGCGGGGGCGACGGCCTCGCCGCGGTCGGGCCGATGCTGCGCGAGCACGTGATCAGCGAGGCGATGCACGCGCTCGGCATCCCGACCACGCGCTCGCTCGCGGTCGTGGCGACCGGGCGCTTCGTGCGCCGCGACGAGTGGCTGCCGGGTGCCGTGCTCGCGCGGGTCGCGAGCAGCCACCTGCGCGTCGGCACGTTCCAGTACGCCCGCGCGACGGGCGACCTCGACCTGCTGCGGCGGCTCGCCGGCCACGCCATCGCCCGCCATGCTCCCGACGCCGCTGGCACCGAGCATCCGCACCTCGCGCTGCTGCGCGCCGTGATCGCCGCGCAGGCGTCGCTCGTCGCGCGATGGATGCTCGTGGGCTTCGTGCACGGCGTCATGAACACCGACAACATGACGATCTCGGGCGAGACGATCGACTACGGCCCGTGCGCCTTCATGGAGGGCTACGACCCCGAGACCGTCTTCAGCTCGATCGACGAGCGCGGCCGCTACGCCTACGGCAACCAGCCGGCGATCGCCGAGTGGAACCTCACCCGGCTCGCCGAGGCGATGCTGCCGCTGCTCGACGAGCAGGAGGAGCGGGCGGTCGCGATGGCGGTCGAGGCGCTCGACGGGTTCGCGCCGCTCTACCGCGCTGCGTGGTCGAGCGGCATGCGGGCGAAGCTCGGGCTCCCGGCGGACGTCGACGACGACGCGGCGTCGCTCGTCGTCGACGAGCTGCTCGCGCTCATGGAGTCGGGCCGGGTCGACCTCACGTCGTGCTTCCGGGCGCTCGGAGCGCTCGCCCGCGGCGGCGAGCCGACCGCGCCCTTCGCCGCCGAGATCGTGCCGCTCCGCGACCTCTTCGTGCACCGGGAGGCGTTCGACGCGTGGGCGCAGCGCTGGCTCGCGCTCGGCCCGGACGCCGCCGCGATGGACCGCACGAACCCCGTCTACGTGCCGCGCAACCACCTCGTCGAGGAGGCCCTCGCCGCCGCGACCGATGGCGACCTCGCCCCGCTCGAGCAGTTGCTCGACGCGGTGCAGCGGCCCTTCGACGAGCGCCCCGGCCTCGAGCGGTACGCCGCGCCGAGCCCGGAGCGGAGCTTCCGCGCCTACCGCACCTACTGCGGCACGTGA
- the ruvA gene encoding Holliday junction branch migration protein RuvA: protein MISRLDGTVLSARGQRLVVGVGGVGLAVHVTPQCSLAARPGAGVALHTHLVVREDDLALYGFETEAELEAFELLIGVTGVGPKSALGVLAHLTPAELARAIDSGDERAFKAVSGIGPKTAKLLILQLSGKLVAPAVARAAAPDARADVLTALTGLGWPERTAADAIERAAVAAPDAAASSGALLRASLAILGPAARP from the coding sequence GTGATCTCGAGGCTCGACGGAACGGTGCTGTCCGCACGCGGACAGCGGCTCGTCGTCGGTGTCGGCGGCGTCGGCCTCGCGGTGCACGTGACGCCGCAGTGCTCCCTCGCCGCGCGGCCGGGCGCGGGCGTCGCCCTCCACACCCACCTCGTCGTGCGCGAGGACGACCTCGCGCTCTACGGCTTCGAGACCGAGGCGGAGCTCGAGGCGTTCGAGCTGCTCATCGGCGTCACCGGCGTGGGGCCGAAGTCGGCCCTCGGGGTGCTCGCGCACCTCACGCCGGCCGAGCTCGCGAGGGCCATCGACAGCGGCGACGAGCGCGCGTTCAAGGCCGTGAGCGGCATCGGTCCGAAGACGGCGAAGCTGCTCATCCTGCAGCTGAGCGGCAAGCTCGTCGCGCCCGCCGTCGCCCGCGCCGCGGCGCCGGATGCCCGCGCCGACGTGCTGACGGCGCTCACCGGCCTCGGCTGGCCCGAGCGCACGGCGGCCGACGCGATCGAGCGCGCCGCGGTCGCGGCGCCCGACGCCGCCGCCTCGAGCGGCGCGCTGCTGCGCGCTTCCCTCGCCATCCTCGGTCCGGCGGCGCGCCCGTGA